Part of the Solanum pennellii chromosome 10, SPENNV200 genome is shown below.
GGTATTCTCTCTACTGACTTAACAGAGCAGTTGTAGCAGGAGTTCACTATCTTTGGTGGCATTAAGGTGGATCTCATATTAGACATCTATCCTCCAAATACCTTATAATAATACCAaccattatcttttttttttattatcttttgtcCAGCTATTCGTGTGAAGATTCAGATACCACGACCATTagaaaaaataagcaaatttCCATTTCTCATTTTAGTCATGGGTTACACTACTTGGAGCTCAAGTAGTACTACTAATAGAAACCAAATAAAAGGGGGGTGCAACAACAAAAGGGGATTCTTGATTGATGGAAACAGAAAAATATTAAGTCATCTTCCCAGTCAGTAGTATTAATTGCATTTGGGGCAGCTTCAGCTAGCatcatgatgatgatgatgatgcagTCAACAGGGATTTGGCTGGAGGTAGTAATGCAACAGCGCCTCTCTCAGAGTTTGAGTACTTCTTGTAAATCACCTTGAGCTTGTGATTTGCAGCCTCGGAGTGATAGCTGACTAACTGCCTCGAGCACTCTATTACTTGAGACTCTGAGAAACCAGTGTGCAGCTTGAGTGTCCCATTCCAAAATGGGGTTCGGTTGAGAGTGTGTCGAGCAGCATAGACAGCTGAGGCAGCAATCATTGATGGACAGTAGATAATGGTTGCATAATTCATCAATCCCAGTTCAGCCAGAAAATATACCATGTTCTCCATCTGGTTTTCAAGGAATTCAGTTAGTACGATAAACTCTCATTGGGACACAAATAAAATAGCCAAGAATGTTAAAAGGACTTACTTCTGAATCAGGCAGAGAAGCTTTGATGAAACGTACGAGGAACACGTAAGGTGTTGGGACTGTTAGGTACCATTCCAGTTTCCCAAGAATTTGTTTCTCCATAGCTAACACCTGATCATGACTGTAAGTTTTGTCTGCGATGCACACGAAGTCATTGACCTGAAGAATCAAATTAGAACATTCAGAAAACTGTTAGCTTAGCCATTAGCAGCTTATATGGTGAAAGAGACTTCAATATATTATTCGATAAGCTCTAGAAATATACCTCAGGAGCccaaatttcttcatatttggAGGCTATGAGCATGGCACTAATGCCCAACAACTGCAATTCCCTTCTTGATGAAGTCTCCACAGTGAGGTAGCGATCAACAATGTTTATTGTGAGGTAAAGAGTTTCTGGATTAAGTTCAAACTTGTGGTGGACTTCAATTAACCAATCAATCAGAATTGCTCTCATTTTTTCGTTTATCTCAGGCTGTGAATCAATGTAATCATGAACTCTTGTCTCACTCTGCAAAAAAGCACAAGTATTTGAGTTGATCACAATATTACTAGTAAACAAGAAACAAACATAGACAGCAGCAATCGACATGAGCTCATGTTCAAGACGATGGATACCTCGGCTAGTTTGTAGAAGTTGTAAATGTCTTCAACATATTCCAGAACTGCCAATTCATTGTTTACATCTGCAGCATCAATGTCCACAATCTGCTCCTTTGGTTTCTTACTCAGACCACACGCAGCCTATATTAAGTTGACAAAAACATCAGACATTCCTCTAGTTATACAAATGACAATTATGTAAAACACAAAACAATCCTCTATATATCGATAATGTTCCACAATTAACAAAAGAGGCATATTGAACCTTGCTTCGAGCAGTGAGGGTTGAAGTAAGAGTtgatttcttctttgttatgtCTTCAGCAGCCTGCTTCTTCCCAAGCATCTTCTTCTCCATTAGTTTCTCTCTAGTGTCGGGACTAATTTCAATAATCTCCTCGGGTTTTGGCTTTACTGTGACTTTCTTCTGAGCTGGCTTCCTTCCTACAGGTACTTTTTGAGCTCCATTAGCAACATTTGCTACTTTTACATTAACAGCCACAGATTTCTGCAAACAGTTCAAGAAGAGCCACATTAGTACATAACATCACATTGAGATTGAAAtgcaattaaaatatgattatgaCTTTATTGTCATAACCTTCTGATTTTGAGGTGCTGCCAACAATTGTGCACAAAAGCTCCTTGTTACGGGGCGAGATACCTGAGGAAGTGGCTTTCCTTCGACTCCACAGCCTGTAGCCAGATTCCCAATATCTCCAAGCGCCTTTCGGTTTCTCCCTTCTGCTACCATATTCT
Proteins encoded:
- the LOC107032185 gene encoding G2/mitotic-specific cyclin S13-7-like isoform X2 — encoded protein: MASRNVLQHQNKGEVLVPGVLKQKKNMVAEGRNRKALGDIGNLATGCGVEGKPLPQKSVAVNVKVANVANGAQKVPVGRKPAQKKVTVKPKPEEIIEISPDTREKLMEKKMLGKKQAAEDITKKKSTLTSTLTARSKAACGLSKKPKEQIVDIDAADVNNELAVLEYVEDIYNFYKLAESETRVHDYIDSQPEINEKMRAILIDWLIEVHHKFELNPETLYLTINIVDRYLTVETSSRRELQLLGISAMLIASKYEEIWAPEVNDFVCIADKTYSHDQVLAMEKQILGKLEWYLTVPTPYVFLVRFIKASLPDSEMENMVYFLAELGLMNYATIIYCPSMIAASAVYAARHTLNRTPFWNGTLKLHTGFSESQVIECSRQLVSYHSEAANHKLKVIYKKYSNSERGAVALLPPAKSLLTASSSSS
- the LOC107032185 gene encoding G2/mitotic-specific cyclin S13-7-like isoform X1; translation: MASRNVLQHQNKGEVLVPGVLKQKKNMVAEGRNRKALGDIGNLATGCGVEGKPLPQVSRPVTRSFCAQLLAAPQNQKKSVAVNVKVANVANGAQKVPVGRKPAQKKVTVKPKPEEIIEISPDTREKLMEKKMLGKKQAAEDITKKKSTLTSTLTARSKAACGLSKKPKEQIVDIDAADVNNELAVLEYVEDIYNFYKLAESETRVHDYIDSQPEINEKMRAILIDWLIEVHHKFELNPETLYLTINIVDRYLTVETSSRRELQLLGISAMLIASKYEEIWAPEVNDFVCIADKTYSHDQVLAMEKQILGKLEWYLTVPTPYVFLVRFIKASLPDSEMENMVYFLAELGLMNYATIIYCPSMIAASAVYAARHTLNRTPFWNGTLKLHTGFSESQVIECSRQLVSYHSEAANHKLKVIYKKYSNSERGAVALLPPAKSLLTASSSSS